The sequence below is a genomic window from Polyangiaceae bacterium.
CTCGTGTTGATGTTCGATGGGCTCGACGAGGTGCCGGAGACACGGCGTGATGCATGTATCGCCTCCCTCCGCTCACTGAGCCTCGAAGGAGCGCACGCCGGTTTGGTGATCACGTGTCGCGAGACGGTGTACGCGGACCTAAGCGACCCACCCGACCTGGGTGGAACGGTGCGCGTGACGCCGGTGAACGAGGCGCTCGCGTTGGGGGTGCTCCGGCGCTCCCAGGCCGCGCCTCTGCTGGAGCAATGGTCACAGGATCCAGACCTTCGAGAGCTCTTGTGCAACCCTTTGATGCTGCGACTTGCCTCGAGCAGCGGAGCCGGGGATCTCTTGGATGCTCAAGGTTCGCGGCTGCGTCGACGTCTGTACGCGCACTACGTCGCGCACCTGCTCTCGCGCGCCAGCAATCAACCCGAGGCTCGCAGCCAGGTTGCCCTGGGGTTGCGCTGGCTGGCGCGTGCCATGAATCGTCGGGGCACCAGCGATATCTGGCTCGAGCGACTGCAAGCAAGCTGGCTGCTTGCGCCTTGGGAACGCTGGCTCGCGCGCCTGCTAGGTGCGCTGTTTATTACCGCGGGGATACTTTTACTGGGCGTCGGGGTGCAGAAAGCACTAGGGCTCACCACGCTGCCTTCGGTCATCACCTCCGTTGGTGCCGCGGTGACGTGCTTTGCCTTGCTGAGGACGTTCGAGGTACGCGCGGTGGAGGGCCTGCGGTGGTCGTGGAAGCGCGCGTTACGCTGGCTGCCTGCAGCGGTGATTTCCTGCGGAGCAATCGGGGCAGCGATGGGCCTGCGGTACTGGGTCCCCGGTGCCGACGCATCGACCATTGCCAGTCCACTCGGCGGCCTCTGGACCAATATCGCCTACACCGCGTTGGTCGGCGTCATCGCGGCGTTCACCATGGGACTCGAACCAGGCAACCAAGAAGCGCCAGCGGAACCCGGCGCCGGGTTGCGGCAGAGCTTGATCACTGCGCTCACCATCTCGCTGCCTACGGGGCTCGTGACCTCAGTTGGCCTAGCCTACGTCGTGATGCCGTTGGTCCTCGAACCGCTGTTTCGTCCCGGGGGCGTGTGGAACAACCACGGTCAGCTCGCGGTGCGAACGGGCGTACTGCTTGGGGCGACGCTTTTCTTCGTCTATGGCGGTGCGGCCATCGCGTATCACCTCGCGCTGCGCCTCGTGCTCGCGTTGCGCACCCCGCTTCCGTTGGCTCTGGTGCCGTTCTTGGATGACGCCGCTCACGCAGGTATCTTGCGACGGGTTGGTGGCGGTTACCTATTCATGCATCGAGAGCTGCTGGATTACCTCGCGTCCCTCGACGACGAGTCGTTGAAGGTCGTCGGGGCGCCTTCGCTCATGCCTGCCAAGTAGGCCTGGAGTGTGCGGTGCACGAACAAGTACCCGCCACCGATGCGCCGTAACAGGCCCCGCCGCACGCAGTCGTCGAGAAAGGGCACCAGCTTGAGGGGCAGGGGCGTACGCCACGCGAGCACACAGCGGAGGCACCAGTGCAAGCTCACAAATGCTCCTCCGTACGGAAAAAAGACGATGTGCCACGAGAACATCGCCACGCATGCGGCTACGGGCAAGCTCGGGTCGCTCCACTGCGCGACGTCGCTGTGTGCGACATCCACGAAGAAGGGCCACCAGCCATAGGCGTAGATCAGGCCAACGGGAGGCCCCCCGATACTCGCGAGGACTAGCGCGTTTCTAAGCGAGTAGTGGGTGCCCGCGTTGGGGGCGACGCTGCCAGGCTTGTCGGCGCTGTCCAGGGCGTTAATCAGCGTAAGCAGCAGCCCGACGCCGCCGCACAGCGGGGCGTAGGCGAGGTCATGCTGCGCTAGTCCGATCACTGCGCCGACAGCGCTGCCAATCGCTACGTTGCGTGGGGCCCGTCGAAGCGCGACTCGCCAAGACCAGCGCAGCTTCTCCAGCGCCTTGAGGCGGAACCCCTGAGTGAGAATCGCGATCACCGGCAGGGGGCCAAGCACCAGCGCTGCCGTCATTCCGGGTGCTCGTTGAGTCAGCCGGGCGACGCCCAGAGAGAGCGGAACTTGCACGAGCAAGATGCAGGTGATCGCCAGAAACCAGACGATTGCGCGGTCGACATAGCGAGGTAGCCACTGGGGTGAGAGGCGCTCGAGCCAAACGTCGCTGGTGTCGGTGCGTGTCATGGCCTTCGCCAAGAACACGAGTCGGGGCAGCGCGGCGGAACGCTCCTCAGGCCTGAACGCTTTTGAGAGCAGGCGCTCGTAGGCGTCATTCAGCGTCGACTCCGCCCCGGCCAGCGATCCGTTCGGGTCGCTCTCGCCAACTAGCTTGAGCCAGAGTGGTGTCCGGTGCTCTTCGGGGGCAGTGGCGGGAAGCTGCATGGCGTCCAGTCCGAGGTGCTGAAGCAAAGCGCGTCCGCTTTCCGTGGTAAGCGGCGGTAGGCGAGCCGCGCTACCCAGAGCGAGTTTCGCTCCTGCGCTTTGGTACTCTTCCTCCCTCGAAGTCACGACCATCAGCGGGGCATGATCCTTGAGGAAATGATTCAGCGATTCGATGCACGCCTTGCGCTGGCGTGGTGCGACCTCATCCAGGGCGTCGAGCAACAAGACGAGCTGATCGTGCTCGAGCCAACGTTCCACCGAAGGCCGAGGCAAGCTGTACTTGGAGACCATCTCATCGACCACCCAGGGCAACAACTCCCGTTGGCCCTCGAAGGACGAGAGGTTCAAGACGACGGGCACCGGACTCGTTGACGAACGCTTTGCCCGCTGCAGGAGTTCCTTTGCTAGCTCCAGCAACGCGATTGTCTTTCCCGCACCGGGAGCCCCCACGAGCAACAACCCCGAGTGCGCTTGGATCAGGAGATCCGAGAGTTCTCGCGTTGTGGATCCCGGTGTTATCGCCGAGCCCTCCCATGCCGGCGCGACCACTTCGGAGAGGTCTTCCATGGGTAGTGGGGCCGCGCTTTGGTGCCCCAGGGAAGCATCGAGGATCCCGTCGAGCCACAGCCGCTGCAGGCGCTCCATCAGGAGTCGTAGGTGTTCGTCATCGGTGCGCTGAAGGGAGCTCTCGAGGGTGTCAATGAGGTCGCTCAGGCTAGGTCCTTGGGTCGTGTCGACTGCTGCTTCGAGGGCCGTGCGAACTTCAGGCGGCCCCCCGCACTCAGCGAGGGCAGCGAGTAGCTCGCGGCAGAACGCACGACGGTCCGAGTTGACGCCGCCTACCGCGCTCTTGCTTTCGCTGGCGCCCTGCTCGATGTTCACCAAGCGAGCCCGGCCGAAAGCGTCGATGATTATGTTATCCGGATGGAAATTGGTGTGAGTAACTCCTTCGGCGTGCGCGGCGGCGAGTCCGCGTCCAGCTTGAAGGAAGTAGTCGAGCACTTGGCCAGCGTCGGTGTGAGGTTGGGCAAGCCAGGAGCTGAGCGGTGTGCCACTCACGAGCTCTAGGGTGATGTATTGCCGCTCACCTTCGGTGGTCGTCGCGTAAACCCGCTGTAGGTTTGGGTGGTTGGACTGCGCCAGGGCCTTCGCGCGGGTCATGGCGCGAGCGCGCTCTGCCGCAGTGGAGTCCGGGGCAAGCAGCAGCACCGCCACGTCGCGTTCCAAGTCGGTGTCGTGAGCCCGATACAGCACCCCGCTCGGCTGGGTGCTCAGCGCTTCCCGCAGCTCGAGTCTGCCCAGGGATGTTTGTTCGCTTGTTTTGGGCTCCATCGCACCAACTCGACTCATCCCGAAGGAGCCTTCGGAGGGGCTTCCGATCGGCGAAAGGTCTCTATCTCAAACCTCGGCACAAGGTTGAGAACTTTCGCAGATCACGGCCGTAACATTCGCCATGCGTGTGCCGGCTTGGGTGGTGGTCGCGCTCGGTTGCGCCGGATGCGCGAAAGCCGAGCAGGCTCCCAGTGCAGTGTCCTCTACGGCGAGCCCGGAAACTCCGGCTGCCACGGCGAGTGCCGATTTACCCGCGACAGCGGTCACCGCCGCAGCTTCGGTGGCTCCGCGTGAGGCGCCGACGGTGACGCTGAGCGCGGACGATGAGCTGTACCTCGCGAACTCTGGCGTCACCCGCGGTGACTATCTGCGTCGCGAGTTCTACACCTGGACCACCACCGCCCAGCTGAACGAACTCCGGAGTCGCCGTCGGTTGCTGATCAAGGACCGCGCGGACGATGGCAGCCGAGCGTTCTTCGATCGGCGCCTGGAGTTGATGCGCAACTCCTCGGACTTTGCCTTGAGCCGGGTCTCACGCCGCCTGCTCGAGAAGGATCTGGGCCTGCGGCGCTTCGCCTGGGTGAATCCGTGGGGAACTAGTCGAGGTTGGGGGGAGAGCGATACCTACGGTCACGTGCTGGTGAAGGTTCGCCTCAAGCCCGAGGCGATGGTCGGGCGCCTGGACGGCGACGGTTGGGAGTTCCGCAATGAACGTGGCATCGTCGCCGTCGGGACCGCGCTGGCAAACGAGGTGATCCGCTCGCTGGCCGTGGTCTATCACAGCTGGGACCCCAAGCATCCCGGCGAGGGCATGCGTGAGCTCGAAGCGCGGCCTGCGTTCCGCGAGTTCGTCCTGGTGAACGAGTCGATGATTGACACCTGGGAGGTGGACACGTCTGCTGTGCGTGAGCGCCTGGAGCGGGATAAGCGACTGCTGAGCGCTATCGCTCCTCAGGTTTCGCAACCCGCTCCGAGCTGGCATACGGACCTTGCTGAACGCTGGGACCGCATCGAGGTGGCCAACGACCCTAGCGCGGACTTCGAGCAGCGCTTCGCGGCCTGCTTGGCGTTCAGCTCAGCAGACTACGCGCCAGATCAGGCAGCTGAGCTCGTCAAGGCGCTGTCGGAGACCGAGAAGAACGGCGCGCTGGACGTCAAGGTAACCATTCCCTTCGGCACACCATTGGTAGTGCAGCGCAAGACGCCCACTCGCCCTCCGGGGTGGCGTAAGCGTATCATGTGGTGACTCATGCCGGAGCGCATCTCCCGAGACGCCGCGGTGGCGAACATCGAGTTGCCACCGGGAAAATGCCTGGCCTGCGAGCTGATTCGTGGGATGGGCGGGGCGGTGAGTTTGTGGGAGCAGCCGGATTTCGTCTGTTTGCTGCCTCGGCTCGGGGTGGCCTTCGGTCAGGTGCTGATCGTGCCGCGAAGGCACGTGGTGCGTTTCGTCGAGCTCCCGAGTGAGACCTGGCTCGCGATGAGCGCGCTGGCTCAACGCGTCGCTTGCGCGTTGGAGCGCACGCTCGAGCCAGCGCGCTGCTACGTGGCATCCTTGGGTACACCTCGTAGTGATGTCCCGATGTCATGCGCGCACTTGCACATTCACGTCATTCCGGTGCTGGACCCTGACGCGCGTCCGGCGCAAGTGCTGACCTGGTCGGGTGGCGTGATCCGTGCGGAAGAAGCAGAGCTGCTCGACTTGCGCAGGCGGCTACGCCGTGCCCTGGAGGCATGATCACGGCCACGTGATTCTTGGTGGCAGCGGAGCGAATCAGGCGGGGTGAAAGAACCGCTTTAGCGGCGGCGCCATGTTCTTGGGGATGTTCTCGTCCCAGGCGCCACCGTCGATGGTGCGCCCTGTCGGCTTGCCTTGAGCGTCGAGCTCGAAGAAGGCGGGAATGCCGTTGGCGTTGATGCCAGCTTTCATCAGCTGGTTGCCCCACGCGTCACTGTCCAGACGGATCTGGTAGGTGCCTTTGAAGGCGTCCTGCATCATCGGGTCTCCGAGGCTTGCTTCAAGCTGCTTACAGGGCATGCACCAACCGGCGTGAACCTCGACGAATGGCTTCTGTCCCTTCGCGCTCGCCTTCGCCGCCTCCGAGGCTAGCAGTGCAGGCAAGTCACCTTGATTGGGAGAGAGCTCCACGGCGCTGAAGCTCCCTTGAGCAGTGCTAGCGGTGGACTCGGCAGAGACGTCTTGCGCGTCGTTTTTGCATGCCGGAAGCAGTGCAGCGACGACTAGAGCGAACCGAAGGTGACGCATCGCGGGAGTCTAGCGCACGCACAGCCGCTTTTGGAGTGCGTGCTCATCGCACACACTCTGCGTACCCAATGCCCCAGACGTTGGGGGTGAACATGAGGTTGCCTGACGCGTCTCGCGAGACGATCTCGTCGCCAGCGAACCACATGCGCACGCGATCCGTGTCTTCCAATACGGCTACGGAGCGGATCTCGCGACCCGTCCAGCTGAAGTCCGAGCGTTGGAAGATCGGATCCGGGTACTGAGTGAAGTTCGACTTGCCGTCTTCAGACACAGACAGCTGGAGCGCAACCTGAAGCCAGTCGGCGTCGTGCGCGTCGTCGTGCTTGTCGTTGGCGACGTCGGTGAAGAGCTGCACCTTGCCGTCGATCACCGCCGCGAACGGCGTGGAGAAACCAATCCAACCATCACCGCGCGGATACAGCGCCGGGTCTGGTCTCAGCGCGACCTCTGGGGTAGAGAACGTCACGCCGTCGCCCGACGTGACCAATCCGATCACCTGGTGAGACTGCATCGTCGTGCTGTCGACGCCGACCGACGTGAAGTACAGGAACAGCTCGTCGCCAACCACCACTGCGCCCGGCTCACCAACGATGATGCCGTTGAAGTCGTAGGCGTCCCCCGTGGGCGCGACGAGCGCTGCGTTTGCCAAAGTGAAGTTGACGCCGTCGTCGCTCGTCGCCTGAGCGATGTGGTAGGTGGTGACGTCTAGCTGGTCGGTGTAGGTCGTGACGAACAGGTGGTACTTGCCCTTGAACAAGACCACGCTCGGCGTCTCCACGCTCTCCATCGTGCCGCTGGCTTCGAGCACTGGGGTCATCGGGTTGAGGGTCCAGTTTCGCGCATCTGGTGAGGTCAGACGGTAGACGCGCACGATGATCGGATTGGTGAAGCTCACCGACGCCGAGGCGTACATCACGTAGCTGCCGTCTGGCTGCTTGAGCACCTGCGGGTCGTTCCAAGTCGACTCAGCGAAAAAGTCGCCGTAGCGGATCACCATGTCAGGCGAAGGCGCCTGGAAGCAACTCGGGGTAAGCGTTGCGCTGGAGCCAGCACTGCCGCTGGAGCCAGCACTGCCGCTCGTGCCAGCACTGCCTCCACTGCCGCTGGAGCCAGCACCGCCACCGGCGCCGGCGCTGCCGGCTTGACCAGCGGCGCCGCTGCTTCCCCCGCTCGATTGCCCTGCGGAACCGCTTCCGCCGTCGGAATCGGAACTACAGGCGGCAACGCACAGAGAAACGCACGCGACGCCGACTAGCTTAGAGAGCCCCATACAGCACCGCCACCACGACCGCAGCCAGCATCCCGAGTACAACCACTAGCAGCACCACCCAGATCCCCCAGTGAAGCCCAGCCTTGCTGGCGGGGCTACCGAGGGGTGGCATCGGAGGCTGGAAGTTGGGTGGAGGGACTTCCCACGCGGCGGGGGTCGGTGCCGGCGCCCCGGCGATCTCGGTTTGTTCGATGGTCGGCGCAACGTCGGAGTCGACCCACCGCACGCCTTTGCCCGCCGCTTCGTTGAGTTCGTTCCCTGTGGAAACAACGTCGACCTGAGGAAACCGTGCGCGCAGCTGCTCCGCTGCGGCCTTTGAGTCGGTGCGGCTCTGGAGCGTGCTATCCAGGCCGATGGGGCTAGGCCCGGCGGGCTCGGTTGCTGCGAGCGCGAGCTGGGAGGCCGCGCGTCGCTTGGCTGCGACCGGCTCGAAGCCGGGGCTGGCCGCGGTGCGCTCCAGATCCTCGGTGATGGGCTGGGCCATCTTGGTGGTATCAGGCCCGGAGGGGACGCCGCCCGCGATGTCGGGGCGCCGCATCACGGCGGTGCCGAACGGGGTGTGGGAGTTCAGGTCCGTGCGTTCATCCACGTTTCCCATCGCGTGGCGGAGATCTGCTCCGCATCCGTCGCATGGCGGGGGTACGGTCTGTCCGCTGGGAATTGCGACGTGCCTCCCGCATGCGGGACAGATGACGACCATCGCTGCAGCTTCCGGCTCCACTTCCGGAGAATCCTACACCCCGACGCGCAGGATTGCAGCGTAGACTCCCACCGAGCCCCGACCCGTTGCCCGGCAAGGGCTCGCCGGACCCGCCGAATGGACCACTTACGCCCTGGAATGCGCCTCGATCGCTACGAGCTGGTGGCCCCGCTGGCTGCAGGCGGTCAGGGCTCTGTTTGGCGTGTGCGTGACCCTCTCGATCCATCGGCGCCGAGGGCGGTCAAGCTGGTGGACTTGGTGCAAGCCAATCCCGATGGCATCGAGCGAGTGCGGCGTGAGGCGCATCAGCTCGCACAACTGCGGCATCCTTCCATCGTTCCGTGTCATGGACTGTTTGAAGACGTGAACGAGGGCATGCTTGGTCTCGTCGTCACTTACATCGACGGCATGCCTGTCGGTGGGCTGCTGAACGACCCTCGTTTCGACGCCCGACGAAGGCGTTTGTTGCTCACGCATCTCGCGGAGGCGCTCGCGTTCATCCACGCGCGCAAGATCGTCCACCGTGACCTCAAGCTCGACAACGTCCTGGCCGACGATCGCTTTCTTGCGGAACCGGAAGTGGCGGAGCACGTCAAGCTGATCGACTTTGGCATTGCGCTCGCGCCGACCGGGGGGCGCAAGCTCACCCAAGCTGGGCACATCGTCGGAACGCCATCCTATATGGCGCCGGAGACCCTCGATGCGGCCTGGGGCGGCTCGATGAACGCGCCGGCAGTCGACGTGTTCGCCTTTGGTGTGATGGCCTGGCGCATGTTCCTCCCGGGTCACCCGAGCGGCGTACAGAACGCGCGCAACCTGGCGGACTACGCCATCGCCTATCGTCGCATGAAGAGCGAACCGGGGCGTTTCTCGGCGCTCGATGCTCGACCGGATCTGCGCTGGCTGCGGCAGTGCCTGAGCCTCGAACCCGAGAAGCGGCTGCCGGACGGCGCGGCCTTGGTGGAGGCGTTGCGCTCATCGCAGATGCCGGCGTCTCAGGAAGAGCTCGCTGCGACGCAGGTCGCCGCTCCCGGGTACACCCCCGCGCCGCTCTCGGGAGGTAGCTCCAGCGCGGTGTCGAGCGCCCAGGCGCCGTCCGCGTTGCCTACAGCTTACTCCCCGGGTCAGTTACCGCGAGGAAATATAAGTCAGCCGGCTAGTAACTCAGCCAGCTTCTCCCAGCCGTCCGTGAGCGGTGAACACTCCGCAGAAACCAGCACCGCCTTCGCTTCCAGCACGCCAGGCCAAGCCCTAGCTTCGCCTGCACAGCTGGCGATGCCCACGCCAGGTGGTCCCTCTCCTTCGGGCGGCTACGGGCCTCCACCTCCGGCCCGCTCGAATCGTTTCGCGATCGGTCTCGCCCTCGGACTAGGCGCGGCTGTGATCTTCGCCATCGTCGCGGTGGTCGGCGTGTCCGGTGCTGCGCTGTTCGCCTTTGGAGATCGCCAAGCCGCGAGCGCCGGTCCACCAGCGGCGATCTGCGCGTCGGGGAGTGCACTTCCGGCCAGCCGTGAGGTGACGTTGTGGATTGGACCAGTGGAGCTCGCGGACAACGGAAGCAAGCGCAACCTGAAGAGCGACGAAGGGCTCTGCTTGACCAACCTGCGCACCGGACAGCGACGCTGCGCGCGGGGCAATCAGTGGAGCCCGACTATCCAGGCGCGGATCGGTGATTTGCTCACTGGCGGGGCAGGTGTTCAGGTGCAGTTCGAGCGGAACGGCGCAGTAGAAACGCTGGCAAACCGTGCGGATTTAGGCTTCAGCACCATCACCTGTCCGCAGTCGGGCTGGCTCATGCCACTGGCGCCCAACACCCGACTGCAGACCTTACCAATCTTTCCGCGTTGAAACGCGCGCGCCGCGGTCTCGCGGCTACGCTTTCAACTTGTCGAACTCACCCTGCTCACCGTAGCTCAGGTCGCCGAAGGCGGAGTACGGCTGACCGCCGTCGTCCGTCGCTCCAACTGCGTTGAGCAGAGTCGTCAGCAAGCGATTGTGAGGCGCGCCAGACTGGGCCATCAGGTCGCCGTCCTTGGAGCAATCGATGACCTGACCTTGACGCAGGTATCCGCCACCAGAACCGGCGATTACGATGGGCAGGTTGCGGAAGTCATGAGCCTTGCCGTCAGACAGCTCGCTGATCCACATCACCACGCTGTCGTCGAGCATCGTGCCGGACGAACCGTTGAACATCTCGAGGTAGGTCAAGAGGTCGTTCATCCGGCTCGCGTAGTACGAGTCGACTTCGGTGATGAAGTTCTCGATACCGGGGATGTCGCCGCCCTCCGCATCATCACGTCCGTTGCGGTGGGAGAGCTGGTGGTGATTGAACTCGTGGTTCATGCCATCCCAGCGGAAGGTCGGCCCAGAGGCGCCGCTCGAGAACTTGATGGTGGCTACGCGATTGACGTCGCATGCCATGGTGAGCGCGGTGAGCTTCATCATTAGCTTGGCGACTTCATTGAACTCGCCGTCGCTGCCCACGGTGTTGCTGTCCATCATGTCGTAGCGATCGACCCCGTTCAGATCGAGCGCCGCGACCGTGTCCGGAGAGCACGCAGAGCTCATGCCCGTCTCGACGTCACGCACGAGCGCTAGCCAGTCGTCGAGCAGCTTGGTGTCTTCGCCGCTCATCGGCGTGCGCTTGAGCTCGTTCAAGTCCTCGCGCACGAGGTCGACCATGCTCTGTCCGCGCTTCATCACGCGGTCATCGCCTTCGGAGCCCGAGATCAAGCCTGTGAAGGCACGGTACACGTTGTACGGATTGTTCTCTCCCGCGTACGGCGTGCCGGGGCCTGCGTAGGAGCAGTAGTTCAAGACGTTGTTGCCGTTACGCCCGACCTGGATCACGAGCGGCGCCTTACCACCGACGTTCAGGCTGCGTGCCGCGGCGAAGTCCACCGACTCCCCCGCAGCGAAGATGTCAGGATCCGTCGTGGGCTGCGCCGTCAGCTTGCACGCCATGCCTTTCATGTGGTCGTCGCCGGGGATTTGATCCCAGCCGAACCCTCGGGGCACCATATGAATACCTCGCGGAACCAATAGGCGATCCGCAAAGCTGCTCATGGGTTCGAGGGCGCGCCCTTGGAGAGACGCGGCGGTGATGGCGCCGGAGTCCACGTTCGGGAAGAAGCGATCCATATTCACGCCGTTGGGGGTGAACAGGATGATCAAGCGCTTGATGGGATCTCCAGGTGCGGCCAGCGCGCGACCCGCGAGTGAACCCAAGAGCGGGATCCCCAGGGCGACACCGCCCAGGCCGCGCAGGAAGTTGCGACGAGTCGTCAGCGTCTTCTTGTTCATGGTGCCTCCGGTGCGCGGCTCTTGAAGGTGTCTGTGACGACGATGTCCACCAAGAGGTCGAGGATCTTGTAGTCCGGGCTTTGCATCTTCTTGGCCAGGGTATCGATGATCTTCAGGTCGATGCCTTCAGCTCGCCTGCCGAAGGCAAACTCCACCCAGTTCTTCGCGTAGCAGCTCTGGGCTTCCGGCGCGTCGCCCAGCGCCTTGGAGAAGTCCACCGGTCCCTGGTAGGCGACCTCCCGTTCCCCGAACAGCGCCGTGCCAGTGCTGTCGACTGGCTTGCCGGTGTCCATGTCTTGCCAGGAGCCGACGGCGTTGTAGTGCTCGAACGGGAACCCGGTCGGGTTGATGACGCTGTGGCAGAAGTTGCACTCGTCTGGAGACGTCTGCACCGTTACCCGTTGCCGTGTGGTAACAATGTCCGGCGTGATTTCTGGGAGCGGCGTCATCTCGGCGCCAGCGGGTGGCGAGCCAATCTTGCGGCAGAGCACGTACTTCTGAATCAGGGCGCCGCGCAGGATAGGTGACGTTCGTACCACTTGAGCGTGGGAGGCCAAGAAGCCGACACGGGTGAACAAGCCGGAGCGCTGGGTCGGGTCCAGCGTCGCCTGGGTGAGTTCGGTCCCGTAGGCGGTGCCATCGAGGCCGTACAGAGGCGCCGTGAGGTTGTTCACGAAGGCGGTGTTGTCCGTGAGCAAGCCTTGGAAGCCCGCCTGTTTCTCGAACACGATGTAGTCGACGTAGCGGAGCGTCTCTTCCTTCAGGTAGGGGATCGTCTCCGACTTGAACGCCGGAAACAGCGTCTCGTCGCGTACGAAATCCGTCCAGCGCGCGCCCTCCGTGCCCTCCATACGCAGGTAGCGCTCGTGGAAGGTGCGCACCATGTCGTGTGCCCGCGGCTCCTTGAGCATGCGCAGGGCTTGGGCGCGGATCTGCTCTTCGGTGCTGAGTTCGTCCTTGGCCGCCGCGTCGAAGAGCGCCTGGTCCGGCATGCTGTCCCACAGCGCATAGCTCAGGCGGCTCGCGAGCTCGTAGCCGTTCAACCGAATGTTGTCGCCGACGCGCTCCGTCGAGAGTTCCGCGCGACTTAGGAAGCTTGGAGACTGGAGAAAGCCTTCGAGCAACAGCTCGATGCCTTCATCGAAGCTACCGGTCGCGGTCGTCTCTGCGCGCTTGGCGTACAAGGTCTCGAAGCGCGTTTGCTCGGCGCTGGTGAGTGGCCTGCGAAACACTCGCGCGCCAAAGCTCGTGATGAACTGGCTGGCGCAGGCGGCGCCATCCCCACTTGGGGTGCACGGCAGGATGAAGTCGTGAATTGCCG
It includes:
- a CDS encoding DUF1592 domain-containing protein is translated as MSATLAALPLGCKGTVGSAGGSDGSGSSTGNGGSGTVAPNAIPQASRIPRLNHEQYDNTIQDLFNAPQLTPSNSLPPEAVGSMDDRAWTGYKDSAAALAKTAISTPAIHDFILPCTPSGDGAACASQFITSFGARVFRRPLTSAEQTRFETLYAKRAETTATGSFDEGIELLLEGFLQSPSFLSRAELSTERVGDNIRLNGYELASRLSYALWDSMPDQALFDAAAKDELSTEEQIRAQALRMLKEPRAHDMVRTFHERYLRMEGTEGARWTDFVRDETLFPAFKSETIPYLKEETLRYVDYIVFEKQAGFQGLLTDNTAFVNNLTAPLYGLDGTAYGTELTQATLDPTQRSGLFTRVGFLASHAQVVRTSPILRGALIQKYVLCRKIGSPPAGAEMTPLPEITPDIVTTRQRVTVQTSPDECNFCHSVINPTGFPFEHYNAVGSWQDMDTGKPVDSTGTALFGEREVAYQGPVDFSKALGDAPEAQSCYAKNWVEFAFGRRAEGIDLKIIDTLAKKMQSPDYKILDLLVDIVVTDTFKSRAPEAP